The sequence AGATCTCTTTATCGGACCTCATTCTCGAAGATGAGCAGGCCGGCATGATCAAAAAAAGATCGTAAATATGGACTTAGTATTACCACTTTTTCTTTCACTTTTAGATGGTATTTGCGCTCTACCATGGAAGGAGTTGATTCTTGTAAGAATGAAACGCAATCTTGCAAGATCCTGTAGGATGTTGAATAACTCTGAGCAAGATATATCATACAGCCACAATAACCTTCATTGATGACAGGTTGCACCTGTGCACCCAAATGTAGATAATAATCCCTTACTTTCGATTGGAAAATGGTGAAGAGATGCACTGGGAACCATGCATTGGGAACCAACTGATGAAATGTGCCATATAATTTCAAAGCAGAATAATCCTATTTCATCAAGGCATGAGAAGATGTTCATGAATTATTGAATTCTGTTTCCTACACAGAACGCAGTCCTTGCCAACATTTGTCCCAAACAATCAAGTCAAACTGTCCTGGACCGTCCCACCATTCAAGTCCCGTCTTCATATCTGGTTCTCATCGACTAAACTCATTGGCACGCTCTCAGAATACAGTCGCTACAGGCAGAGAGAAGAGGGGGAAAAGGGCGAGGAACATGGCTCTGGAAACGAACAACTGGGGCGATAGACAAGGGAAGAGGTGACTTTCCGACAAGGACGAGCGTGTGGCTGTATCGATTTGACGCTGTTCGAGATGTTCCTTCGGGCGCTTTTTGAGGGAGATTGATCGTTTAGATACCGAGACGGGTCTTGCGCCAGTGTCTTCTCTTGGCGTTGTATCTGatggtggaggaagatgttAGTAATAGCTTCTTTCtgtgtgcgtgtgtgtgtgtgtgtattATGCCACTATGTTTTCGTTGGGTTCCCAAGTTGCCGCTCTCTTGAATATTTTGGATATTGATTAAAAGGGAAGAAAGGCGATCGTGTAGATTTGGAAGAGTTTGTTCGTTTCACATTTCCAAAGTCCAATCTCCGGTCGAGTTCCCGGTCGTTCTTTTCATCCAGACATCCTTTAAACTAGGCGCAAGAAAGGAGATCTTTACCTAATGGTATTGCCGGTTCTCAACCGAATCCACTGAGGGATGGGACGGTTCTGCTTCTGCGCTTTGGCAAGCTTTTGCTTGGTGCGGAATGACTTTTGGCTCTGATGGGAGGTTAAAAATCGCTGGTTAGCCTGAAAACGCACCTCCGTCGAGAAATTATAGATGAGGCCGGGAAAAAGCATTGGTATGCACTTACCGGCATCTTGACTGATTCGATTCGCAATAGCTCGTCGACCTTGAGTTTGCGATGTTTGGCGTTGAACGGAGCCCTCGATGGTTGCGATATCTTTTGTGTGGGCAACCTGCCGAGTTCGCTTACCCGTTCCGGTACTAGCCCATCACGTGACTATAATACTTGGCAGCGACGGAGTCGGAGGCTTCGAAGCGCCGCATCTCCGGGCTGGAGTCCCACAACCTTGTCACGACTAAATTGCAACACCAGAGAAAATGCGAGCTTTGAAGGTGAATGATGGAGAAATGCTGTTGCCTAGAACCATAAATTCTCCCTTGATAGGGAATGACCAGTTTCTGTTAGCCCATCCTCACAAGGTCCCGTGTCCCCAAACGTCATTTCTCCCAACGTGGTTAATTGAGTTCAGGCATCCAGATGTACGACGTATGTCAGAGTACGGAGGACGGGAGAATGCTCCACTCCCCTGAATCGCAATCAATTCCATGCTGGGAATTGTTCAACCCTGTATCTttggggggaaaaaaagaaaaagagcgCCTATACTCTACAGCCTGCCACGTTGGATGCACTTGGAATGTCCCATTAGCATGCAGACGGGTGAATCATCCCCCCAAAGTATGGTTCGGAGGCGAACTTGTGAAATTCAGCTGCCTTTCGGAGTCGGAAACACGTTTTAGCGCATAACTTGTTGCGTTATGTCATTAActtaagaaagagaaagccaACCGATCTCCGAGCCCATCAGGGATGTCTTAACATGCTTAcggtgtactccgtattccgtacggagtactccgtactgatATAAAAATTCCAAACGGCTGGGATTGTGAGTTTTTCGGATATTGGTTGCTATGGTTGATCGAACGGACCTGGGCAGCAGTTCTGTCAAGAATGCACAGACCATCATTAGCGACTGGCTCAATCTAGCCGAGACCCATCTGCGCCTAAGTTCGACGGACTACGAGTGACAAGCTGAGATCAACGATTTCCCGTCCGAGTTAGTGTTCCGAGAAGCAGCAAAAATGTGACCGCGTGAGGCCCACGTTTTCACATAAGTTTATCGGTATTAGTCATGTTTCATCCTACCTTGTGGATGTCACTTGCAGCTAAGCCAATaggacagcagcagccaccGGGTTGAC is a genomic window of Coccidioides posadasii str. Silveira chromosome 3, complete sequence containing:
- the RPL39_1 gene encoding 60S ribosomal protein eL39 (EggNog:ENOG410PRU9~COG:J), with the translated sequence MPSQKSFRTKQKLAKAQKQNRPIPQWIRLRTGNTIRYNAKRRHWRKTRLGI
- the RPL39_1 gene encoding 60S ribosomal protein L39, variant 3 (EggNog:ENOG410PRU9~COG:J), which codes for MLFPGLIYNFSTEVRFQANQRFLTSHQSQKSFRTKQKLAKAQKQNRPIPQWIRLRTGNTIRYNAKRRHWRKTRLGI